One Cupriavidus necator N-1 DNA window includes the following coding sequences:
- a CDS encoding autoinducer binding domain-containing protein, which produces MKHWLLDLLTSIDGVHSEQAIFEAILRVAVKLEFEYCAYGLRTPWPVSRPETLMRNNYPAIWQERYARNRYLEIDPTIARGEQSDTPFVWTPRMFARVPAFWEEAQGAGLRVGWAQSCFSGASQGGMFTVARSATPLADEERAYKEAELRGLTAIAHLRLSEVMLPDHFAQRAGALTSREIEVLKWTADGKTTLEIADLLSLSECTVRFHIRNIITKLNVPNKTAAAVYAAMSGMLS; this is translated from the coding sequence ATGAAGCACTGGCTACTTGATTTGCTGACTTCCATCGATGGTGTGCATAGCGAGCAGGCGATCTTCGAAGCCATACTGCGCGTGGCGGTGAAGCTCGAGTTCGAGTATTGCGCGTACGGGCTGCGCACACCCTGGCCAGTGTCGAGACCCGAGACACTGATGCGGAATAACTATCCCGCCATCTGGCAGGAGCGTTACGCGCGCAACCGCTATCTGGAGATCGATCCCACGATCGCGCGCGGCGAGCAATCCGACACCCCCTTCGTATGGACGCCGAGAATGTTTGCGCGGGTGCCCGCCTTCTGGGAAGAAGCGCAGGGCGCTGGCCTGCGTGTGGGGTGGGCCCAATCCTGCTTTAGCGGCGCCTCGCAGGGCGGCATGTTCACCGTGGCGCGGTCGGCGACGCCGTTAGCGGACGAGGAGCGTGCGTACAAGGAAGCGGAGTTGCGCGGGCTGACGGCCATTGCCCATCTGCGCCTATCGGAAGTGATGCTGCCCGACCACTTCGCCCAGCGGGCCGGGGCTCTGACGAGCCGGGAGATCGAGGTGCTCAAGTGGACGGCCGATGGGAAGACCACGCTCGAGATTGCCGATCTGCTCTCATTGTCGGAATGCACCGTGCGCTTCCACATCCGCAACATTATCACCAAGCTCAACGTGCCCAACAAGACCGCGGCGGCTGTCTATGCGGCCATGAGCGGCATGCTCAGCTGA
- a CDS encoding acyl-homoserine-lactone synthase: MMSRLARYRHEVFVQRLGWKLPCPDGIELDQFDREDTVYVVALDKHSGAIRGMARLLPTTGPYLLRDIFPALLHGSPAPASPNIWEISRFAVVELKAPALPGNVQFSSRSATALLRATIMCAAELGASELVSVSPVGIERLLQRAGLRFKTASPVAIDGRQLFACRIDTGQYQSAMGDADQRSLCPADADSSDSQEDPLNSHHIGEMTR, from the coding sequence ATGATGTCGCGCCTTGCGCGCTATCGGCACGAAGTCTTCGTGCAGCGCCTGGGCTGGAAGCTGCCTTGTCCCGATGGGATCGAACTCGATCAGTTCGATCGTGAAGATACCGTGTATGTGGTGGCACTGGACAAGCATAGTGGTGCGATCCGTGGCATGGCGCGCCTGTTGCCCACTACCGGCCCATACCTGCTTCGCGACATCTTTCCGGCGCTACTGCACGGCTCGCCGGCTCCGGCGTCTCCCAACATCTGGGAGATCTCGCGCTTCGCGGTGGTGGAACTCAAAGCGCCGGCGTTGCCGGGCAATGTGCAGTTCTCTTCCCGTTCGGCCACGGCCCTGCTGCGCGCGACCATTATGTGCGCAGCGGAACTCGGTGCAAGCGAACTTGTGTCAGTCTCTCCCGTCGGCATCGAGCGGCTTCTTCAGCGCGCCGGATTGCGCTTCAAGACAGCATCGCCGGTCGCCATCGACGGGCGACAACTCTTTGCGTGTCGCATCGATACCGGGCAATACCAGAGCGCGATGGGCGACGCAGATCAGCGGTCCCTGTGCCCGGCCGACGCCGACTCATCGGACAGTCAGGAGGACCCGCTGAACTCCCATCACATCGGAGAGATGACGCGATGA